The Nitrosopumilus sp. b3 sequence TTTCATATCATCAATTATAATACAAGTATTCTTTACTTCATTTACCATCATATCAGCACATCTGATAATTATCAAGTTTAACTAAATTAAAGATTTGGTCTGCTCAATTTGAGCAGAGTTTTTTAGATTTTTTCTATATGCTGTTTGTTTGTGAAACATTACAAACAATTTGTTTTATGAATTATATCACTATACAAAATATGAGAAAAGTCTATTTCTTCGAATCAAATCCAGAGCCTCAAGTCTGGGAAAAAACAATTGAAAATGTAGAAGGAATGATTACATACGAAACACCTTGGAAAATTAGCAAGTGATTTAATGATCACATAATAGTCTAAGGTAAATCTATTTTTTGAGACGTAAAACAAATTGGTGTGAAATTTTAATTTGTAAAAAATAGACTAGTTAACATTCGTTTAATTATTGTCATATCAAATGGTTTGTAGATTACTGCTGTAACCTTTAGAGTGTTCATTAGATATGATTCACCTGCCAGTAAATCACCGGTGACGACTACAATTTTTGCATCAGGATAATTTTTTAAAATATTTTTGATTCCATAAAATCCATCAAATTCAGGCATGATCAAATTAATAAAAATCAAATCAGGGCGATGTTTTTCATACATATCAACTGCATCCTGACCATTACTACCAGTAATCAAGACATCAAGACCTATCATATCTAACAACTCACAGAAACTGCTTACTGTTTCAGGATCGTCATCTACTACTATACAACTAACCATTTTGTATATTCATAACATCACACTATATAAGATAATGTCTTAATAAAATGAGATATTATTCTCCAACGAATTCTCCCCACTGTCTTCCAAGTTTTGAAATTACTCGGAAAGCCAATCGGTCAATATTGACATTGGATTCTGCAACTAGCATTATTACATTATCATAAATTGGAAAACTCATTATTACAACATGTTCTCTTCTGGATGCAGAATATTTCACATGTCCCAATTCCTCATCAAATTTTTTTCTTTTTGATACTCTAGAAGCAAGTTCTTTTGAAACAGATTCCAATTGTGCTTCGCTGAGTCTTATAGTCATTCCAGGTTTATGACCTCCTGCCAACAATGTTCCAAATTCATCTAGAAGACCAGCATATCGAATTTCATCATCATCTAATATGTCCTGACATTTTTGTTCATACTCAGAAATATCTAATTTTTTTTCAGACACAATACCGAGAATTCGAGTATTAACCATATTTTTTTAAACCGTTTTTAGTCTTTGACATTATTAGTCAAATTATCTAAATCAGAATTTGGTTCTTCTCTTATTTTGCTTGCAATTAGCACAGTGAATACCATAAACGAAATAGTGCAGAAACATATATCAGATCTAGTTTGTTCAAACTGCACTTACAAAATAAATTTATTTTTAAAAAAACTTTGAAATCTAACAATCATTTAAGAAATAAAATTATTTTAAACGACGATATATTTCTTTGAATTCAAGTGACAGATTGTATGATATGTTTAACAGATGTGTGAGTTGATTCATGGATGTTTTATCATGACCCAACTGTCTTAGTATAGTCAGAGCTTTTTGTGGAGAACTCACAGTTAAAGGGCTTTGCCCAGACCACGATTTAAAAGCACTTTCCACATCCAAAGAAAAATTCAATACAAATTCTTTCCAATTAAGCATGGATTTCAGCGCCTTTTCACTCAGCAATACATGAGACAGTTCACGGAATTCATTTTTTCTATCAACATACAGCATTTCAAGTGCTGCCTCTATCTTTTTTTCTTCAAATTGTGAAGTGTTTAACATGTACATTCCAGAAATACTCATAATTCATTATTGTCATCATAAGAGATAAATCCAATAGTTGATTCTCTGAAAATTTGTTAAAAAAAATCACTAAATTTTAACAAATGTAAATAATTTAAAAAATAAAAAAGGGATCTTATTGGAATGGGTCGATAAATGGACAGTTAACAATGTGGTCACTATCCATTGGACGTGCAATACCAATGTTGATCAATCCAAATTCTTTGTAGGCGTTTATATCATCAATAGTTTCCAGTATTTGTGCATTTTTATCATCCTCCCAACCAATCATAAAGATTCGCCACATTGGAGAATAATTTGCATCACCAGGGGCACCAGCTGCAATTCCAGGTTGGAATCCCAATGGGCCAGTACCAGTTAAACCATTTTTAAATTGATACAAGTCTACTGCTGCTGAATTTGCAATCAAGCTTGCAGATGTTGGTGTACTTACAACACCCATCATTTTAGCTGGGCCGCTAGGAGTAGCATCAGTTACAATGTAATAGATTGTTCTACCATCAGGGCCCCATCCACGATGAGATATGAAAGTCACAGTCATATCTTCTGTATCGATATCAAGAACTTGGCCACCCCCATAGGGAGTTTCATCAGTCAAAGTTTTATCCTCTTTAACCATCATTTGACCTTCCGGCCAAACAATTTGTGGCATATTCAAAACCACATTAAGCGGAGTTAATGTGATTTCATCGTTATCAGCTGCTTTCATAATCATTGCATCTGAATCAAGTACTCTCGGAGTTGCACCATCATTCCATGTAACATGGACATGTGAAGTTAGAGCACTGTACACATCTGTTTGTGCAGGGGTACTAGTGAAAACTTCACTTTGAAAACCATGCACACCCTTACCTTCTATTCCGTTTGTAAACATGTAGGTTTTTGAAAGAGCTTCTTCAGGAGTGTTTTTCAATAGTGGAGCAAGTTCGACTTTCCAACCTTGATTTTTTGTAATGATTTCTGCATGAGTTGGATCACTTGAATCAGTGATGATAAAGTAAACATTTTCACCGTTATAATATCCATGATGCAGAGGTATTGTTGCTGGAACGTTAGTTCTAG is a genomic window containing:
- a CDS encoding response regulator, producing MVSCIVVDDDPETVSSFCELLDMIGLDVLITGSNGQDAVDMYEKHRPDLIFINLIMPEFDGFYGIKNILKNYPDAKIVVVTGDLLAGESYLMNTLKVTAVIYKPFDMTIIKRMLTSLFFTN
- a CDS encoding DUF6659 family protein, whose product is MSEKKLDISEYEQKCQDILDDDEIRYAGLLDEFGTLLAGGHKPGMTIRLSEAQLESVSKELASRVSKRKKFDEELGHVKYSASRREHVVIMSFPIYDNVIMLVAESNVNIDRLAFRVISKLGRQWGEFVGE